A part of Rattus norvegicus strain BN/NHsdMcwi chromosome 4, GRCr8, whole genome shotgun sequence genomic DNA contains:
- the Pdk4 gene encoding pyruvate dehydrogenase kinase, isozyme 4, with protein MKAARFVMRSASSLGNAGLVPREVELFSRYSPSPLSMKQLLDFGSENACERTSFSFLRQELPVRLANILKEIDILPERLVNTPSVQLVKSWYIQSLMDLVEFHEKSPEDQKALSDFVDTLVKVRNRHHNVVPTMAQGILEYKDNCTVDPVTNQNLQYFLDRFYMNRISTRMLMNQHILIFSDSKTGNPSHIGSIDPNCDVVAVVEDAFECAKMLCDQYYLTSPELKLTQVNGKFPGQPIHIVYVPSHLHHMLFELFKNAMRATVEHQENRPSLTPVEATVVLGKEDLTIKISDRGGGVPLRITDRLFSYTYSTAPTPVMDNSRNAPLAGFGYGLPISRLYAKYFQGDLNLYSMSGYGTDAIIYLKALSSESIEKLPVFNKSAFKHYQMSSEADDWCIPSKEPKNLSKEKLAV; from the exons ATGAAGGCAGCCCGTTTCGTGATGCGCAGCGCCAGCTCGCTGGGCAACGCCGGCCTGGTCCCCAGGGAGGTCGAGCTGTTCTCCCGCTACAGCCCGTCCCCGCTGTCCATGAAGCAGCTGCTGGACTTCG GTTCAGAAAATGCCTGTGAgagaacttctttttcttttcttcggcaAGAATTGCCCGTCAGACTTGCCAACATCCTGAAGGAGATTGACATCCTCCCTGAACGCTTAGTGAACACCCCTTCCGTCCAGCTGGTGAAGAGCTG GTACATCCAGAGCCTGATGGATTTAGTGGAGTTCCACGAAAAGAGCCCAGAAGACCAGAAAGCTCTATCAGA CTTTGTAGACACGCTGGTCAAAGTTCGAAACAGACATCATAATGTGGTCCCTACGATGGCACAAGGGATCCTGGAGTACAAAGACAACTGCACCGTTGACCCCGTTACCAATCAAAATCTTCAGTATTTTTTGGACCGGTTTTATATGAACCGCATTTCTACTCGGATGCTCATGAACCAGCACA TCCTCATATTCAGTGACTCAAAGACAGGAAACCCAAGCCACATTGGGAGTATCGACCCCAACTGCGATGTGGTAGCAGTAGTCGAAG ATGCCTTTGAGTGTGCAAAGATGCTCTGCGATCAGTATTATCTAACGTCGCCAGAATTAAAGCTCACACAAGTCAATG GAAAATTTCCAGGCCAACCAATCCACATCGTGTACGTTCCTTCACACCTTCACCACATGCTCTTTGAACTATTCAAG AATGCCATGAGGGCCACGGTCGAGCATCAAGAAAACCGCCCTTCCCTGACACCAGTCGAGGCCACCGTCGTCTTGGGAAAAGAAGATCTTACAATCAAG ATTTCTGACCGAGGAGGCGGTGTTCCTCTGAGGATTACTGACCGCCTCTTTAGTTACACATACTCCACTGCTCCAACGCCTGTGATGGACAATTCACGGAATGCCCCTTTG GCTGGTTTTGGTTACGGCTTGCCGATTTCCCGTCTCTACGCCAAGTATTTTCAAGGAGATCTGAATCTCTATTCCATGTCAGGCTATGGGACAGATGCCATCATCTACTTAAAG GCTTTATCATCTGAGTCTATAGAAAAACTCCCCGTCTTTAACAAGTCAGCCTTCAAACATTATCAGATGAGTTCTGAGGCTGATGACTGGTGTATCCCAAGTAAGGAACCAAAGAATCTGTCGAAGGAGAAACTGGCAGTGTGA